A region of the Microbacterium sp. YJN-G genome:
TAGGCGGCGTAGACGGCGATCATGGCCCAACCGCCCACCGTGAGGCGCAGATCGGGGCTCAGAGGCGCTGTGAGGGCCGCTGAGAGCGCGAAGCCCCCCAGAACTGCGAGCGGGTACCGCAACGCCGGGTATCGTCGCGCACGCACGCTCTGGGGAGCCTCGCGGGTCGTGGTCATGATCAGCTGGCCATCGCGTGCCGCTGGCGCAGCTGCGTGATGAGCTTCTGCGTCTCGGGTTCGGGCTCGTAGTCCTCGTCGACGGCGGCAAGGCTCTGCTCGAGCTGGGTGATCAGACGCTCGACGCCGGCGTGGTCGCCGGCCTGGTGCTCGGCGCGCAGCCCGTCGCGCCAGAAGACCTCGTTGACGGGGTCGACCATGCGGCCGATCGCGGAGGCGAGGCGTGCGTGGCGGACCTTGCCGGTGGACAGGCTGCGGGTGGCTACCTCATGGGCGACGTCGCCGATGGTCGCGATCATCTCGTTGCGCAGCCGGTCGGCGAACACGTAGCGCTTGTCGGGGACGCCGCTGATGGGCTGTCCCTTGACGAGCTCGAGCGCAGCGAGCAGTCGGTCGGTGGGGGTGTCGGAGATCTCGTCACCGATGAGACCGAGGAAGTCCTGCCAGTCGGAGCGGACGTCCTCGTGCAGCCGGTACTCCCCCGTCGTCACGAGCGGCACATAGAGCTCGCCGTCATCGTTCTGTCCGAGCCAGCGGCGGGTCTTGGAGGTCAGCCCGTTGCGGTCGTCGTTGGCTTTCTTGCCCGAGGCGATCTGGCCGGGCCAGAACACGGCGTGTACCTGCTCGGCGGTGGCGTTCGGGTTCACCGACAAGAACGCGACCAGCTCGGTTCCCTTGCGGATTGCCGATCGCCACTGCGCGGCGGTGTTCGGGTTCACCGGCGCCTCTCCGCGCGCACCGCGAACCTCGACGGGTCCGAGCAGCTGCAGGTACGGCCCACGGTGCAGCGGTGTGATCGCCGCGAGCGGCTCGTCGTGCTCGGCCGCAGCCTCCTCGTCGACCAGGTCGACCGTGACGGTCTCCGCCGGCTCCTCGTCGACGGCGGCGGGTGCTGCCTCGTCCGCCTCGGAGATCTCCGCCTCCGTCTCGGCGGCGACGGGCTCGGAGATCTTGACGTCGGGCTCGTCGACGAGCGGGAGCTGCTCGGCTTCGACCTCGTCGGCTTCGACTGCGGCGGCGGGGATCTCGTCGAGCTCGAGTTCGTCGTCGAGCGCGACGCCGGTAGCGGCGCCCTCTGTGGCGACGTCGAACAGCGCGAGGATCTCGTTGTACTCGCGTGCGCCGACCAGCTGCGGGGTGATCGGGATGGCGACGCCGGTGCCGGGGATCTCGAGCTGAGCTCGGCGGTCCTCGGTGAGTGCCAGGTTCCAGCTGCCCGTCAGGTGGCCGGCGCTGACAGCTGCGATACCCACACGCGGGATCCGGGTGACCAGCTCGCTGATGGCTTCACGGGTGGCTTCGTCCGGGTTGTCGCCGAGGATGATGATCTCCGGCGCCCAGGCCTCCGCATCCGCTCCGGTAGTGCGTGCCTGCTCGAGCCCGTCGACGCCGAGCTCAGCGAGAGCAGCTTCGACCGCCGCGGCCTGTCCGTGCAGGTTGCGCAGCAGCGTCTCGGTGTCCTCGACGTGACGCACGCGGCCGCTGCCGAGCGCGAGCGGGAGGCGATCGCCGACGCCGACGAGGGTGACCTGGACGTCCTCAGACCAGGTGTTCGCGGCGAGCTCGATCGCGATGGCGGTGAGTACGCCCTGGCGCAGCTCTCCGGTGGCGCCGGTGACGTTGAGCGCACCGATCCGCTCGAGGTCGACGAAGATGTGCCCGTTGTTGTCGTCGTGGCCGAGCATGACCAGCGCCGGGTACGGCGCGGACGGGACCGTGTCGAGAGGCTCGAGGTCGGTCAGCGCGACCATCCAGGCGAGCTTGTCTTCGGGGTCGTATTGGGTGAACGGTGCCGGAAGGTCGGTCGGCTCGTCGAGGTAGACGGCGACCGAGCTCTCGTCGAGGCGGAGGGCGTACAGCGCGGGGA
Encoded here:
- a CDS encoding LysM peptidoglycan-binding domain-containing protein translates to MNRIGKGLGSLILLAVLLVGIPAGLVFFAGNPLPSWDELVAGFTMRDYTGSFLIGTIMPIVAWIAWATFAVGFLAELPAQLRGVPRPRIPGLGVQQKVMGGLLAAVIALFSPAAAFASEVPTQPSVSMSASVVSVAPTEAAAEEAPVVEAGPQYVVTGTDTLARIAESTLGDRSRAAEISALNLGVQQADGGALTASGWLQEGWVLTLPADAVVPAAADAAAAPASAEAETVTEITYEQRDIVSGDTLWDIAAEELGDDARYPEIFEASKDIAQPGGGTITDPNWIYPGQQVNIPVATVVPAAPTDDADGTTGSTGSIDTDEGAAGAVDVDADEGAGAAGTGGGADEGAGASGADAAAEDEATSGLGFTTDATQAPADEAPVDEAAAPSAAVDVDEDDTSGIEDYFQVATIGGIGATLAAGLLTLLGWRRLKQRRDRKPRQRIAMPDETVSSVELELRAVENPLGAEAVDAALRHLAVWAQETGSRLPALYALRLDESSVAVYLDEPTDLPAPFTQYDPEDKLAWMVALTDLEPLDTVPSAPYPALVMLGHDDNNGHIFVDLERIGALNVTGATGELRQGVLTAIAIELAANTWSEDVQVTLVGVGDRLPLALGSGRVRHVEDTETLLRNLHGQAAAVEAALAELGVDGLEQARTTGADAEAWAPEIIILGDNPDEATREAISELVTRIPRVGIAAVSAGHLTGSWNLALTEDRRAQLEIPGTGVAIPITPQLVGAREYNEILALFDVATEGAATGVALDDELELDEIPAAAVEADEVEAEQLPLVDEPDVKISEPVAAETEAEISEADEAAPAAVDEEPAETVTVDLVDEEAAAEHDEPLAAITPLHRGPYLQLLGPVEVRGARGEAPVNPNTAAQWRSAIRKGTELVAFLSVNPNATAEQVHAVFWPGQIASGKKANDDRNGLTSKTRRWLGQNDDGELYVPLVTTGEYRLHEDVRSDWQDFLGLIGDEISDTPTDRLLAALELVKGQPISGVPDKRYVFADRLRNEMIATIGDVAHEVATRSLSTGKVRHARLASAIGRMVDPVNEVFWRDGLRAEHQAGDHAGVERLITQLEQSLAAVDEDYEPEPETQKLITQLRQRHAMAS